The Nomascus leucogenys isolate Asia chromosome 4, Asia_NLE_v1, whole genome shotgun sequence genome includes the window CGGAGGCTGTGATCAGGCTGGACGAGGGCTCCCCCTGCTAGCTGGGGCCACCTGCTGCGTCCTGGCCCCGGGCTGGCCCTCTGCCAGGTGTGCCAGCACAGTGAGCCCACCGGGTTCCTCCAGAGGCACCTGTCTGTTCCGGGAGAGGCAGCCCTGCCCAGAGGCCTCTCACGGTTTGGCCCTTGCCCTTCAGGTGCGGCTGAAGATGCTGTATGCGGCCACACGGGCCACAGTGAAAAAGGAATTTGGAGGTGGCCACATCAAGGATGAGCTCTTCGGGACTGTGAAGGTAACCCTAAGCCAGGACTTACCAGGACACAATCCTGGGCCCACAGAGAGGGGTCACTGTGCAGGGTCAGAGAGCAAGCTAGTGCCAGACTCGGGAGGAAGATGGGGGCGCTGGGGGAGTCTAAGGGCTGCAAGCTGGCGTGCTTGGTGGGCCTCCTCTAGCCCATCCCCAGGTGCCCATTTATGGCTCTGCATtcacccccacccctgcaggATGACCTCTCTTTTGCTGGGTACCAGAAACACCTGTCATCCTGTGCGGCACCTGCCCCGCTGACCTCCGCCGAGAGAGAGCTCCAGCAGATCCGCATTAATGAGGTGGGTGGGGAGCAGAGGCCCCAGCCTTGAGCCCTCAGGGTCATATCGGCCCAGTGGCAGCCTGTGCTGCCTGGGAGCCACACCCTGCTTTGGGCCAGTGAGGGCCTCCCTCACCATTCCCCTACCCACAGGTGAAGACAGAGATCAGTGTGGAAAGCAAGCACCAGACCCTGCAGGGCCTCGCCTTCCCCCTGCAGCCTGAGGCCCAGCGGGCACTCCAGCAGCTCAAGCAGAAGATGGTCAACTACATCCAGATGGTGGGTGCCTGCTCCCTACCCTGGGACACGCTGCCGCCACCCCTACTCCTGCCCATGCACGTGCGCAGATGTACATGGAGTCCCCACCCCACCAGCCTGCAGTCTGTCCCCTTCAGCTTGTCCATGTGCTCTTGGGAACACATGGTCCACCCCACCTCTCCCTGATCCCTACCTGTTCCGCCTCGGGCGCAGCCACTATGTGCACATAGATGCACTCTGGTCCCTTGTCCCCAGGCCCTGCTTATACACAGGTACACCCGTGAGCACACTGCCCCATTCTGCCCTCCATCCATACCCCTGGGGTCACACTGACCCCTCAGCCCTGAGGCCCTTCCTGTCACAGATTCCCTCTGTTGTCTCCTTGGCCACGCCGTTTCCCTAGGCGGGGTCCTTCTGCCCTGGCCGTTCTGGCTGCCCCTTTCAAGCAAAACGGCTCCTCCCTTCCAAGATGCTTCTGCCAGAGGCCTTGCCTCTGAGGATGGGCTGGCCCAGTGGCAGTATCTCCCTGAGGCTGAGACCCTCCACACCATCCTGTCCCAGGAGTCACTACCGTTTACTACCCTTGGTGGGCGTTCCTTCTCTAGCACAACCTTCAAAGGGGCAGAGTTTGGGCTGGGCCCAGGACTGGCCTCTTCAGAGGGACCCCCATGGAGGGATGGCCATTGCAGAGGAGTCTTGGGAGAGGGAGGTCACATCAGGCTCCTGCCCACCAGCTAATCCTGTTTGAGGGCTTCTTGGGGAGAGGGGCCTGGGCCCGCCCCAACCTGGTGCTCTCCCATCTTCCCTTGGCCCTGGGCAGAAGCTGGACCTAGAGCGGGAAACCATTGAGCTGGTGCACACAGAGCCCACGGATGTGGCCCAGCTACCCTCCCGGGTGCCCCGAGATGCTGCCCGCTACCACTTCTTCCTCTACAAGCACACCCATGAGGGCGACCCCCTTGAGTCTGTAGGTGAGTGGCCATGGCAGGGCCACCAAGCCTGTGGCTGGGTGGGAGCAGGGCTGGTCTGTAGTGGGGCAGGCCCGCTCTGGGTGCGAAGGTCAGCAGGTTTCCCAGGCTTCCCAGACTCACCTCCTGCCCCCCCCACAGTGTTCATCTACTCCATGCCGGGGTACAAGTGCAGCATCAAGGAGCGCATGCTCTACTCCAGCTGCAAGAGCCGCCTCCTCGACTCTGTGGAGCAAGACTTCCATCTGGAGATCGCCAAGAAAGTAGGCGCCCTCCCCAGGGCCTCGCCTCCCCAGGCCCTATCACCCCAATCTCCATGTGGGGCACTGGGGTCCTGAGATGACAGCAGAGCAGGAATCGTTGCTGCCGTGTTGATCACAGGGCATCTGAGGCCCAAGGGGCGACATGCATGGCCCAAGGCTGCCCAGCTGATTGGCGGCTCAGAAAAGTCCAAGTCCTGGCTACCATGTCATGTCCTTTCCCTGGGCCTGGAGACAAGGAGGAGGTGACCCCGGCGAGCAGAGTCCAAGGCATGCAGGGCAGCAGGCCCTAAGCTCTTGTTTTCCTGGGGGTGGCATTCCAGGTGGGGATTCAAGGGGAGACCCCAGGAGACCCCAGGGCTAGGATGTGAGATGAAGGGGTGCCCCAGGAGTGGGGGCTACCAGGGGTGGTGTGTGTCAGAGCCCCTCCCATTGGGGTGACCACTGGCTTGCCCCATGCAGATTGAGATTGGCGATGGGGCAGAGCTGACGGCAGAGTTCCTCTACGACGAGGTGCACCCCAAGCAACATGCCTTCAAGCAGGCCTTCGCCAAGCCCAAGGGCCCAGGGGGCAAGCGGGGCCATAAGCGCCTCATCCGCGGCCCAGGTGAAAATGGGGATGACAGCTaggaggctggagcagggccGGCTGCGTGTGGACTGTGGGGCTGCCCGCCTTCCGCTCCCTGCCACCATCCTCCTTCCTGGGCTCCAGGAAAGTGTTTctgggagggcaggagggctgGCAGCTGAACGCACTTGCAGCGTCCGAGGGCCACCGGGCTGGCATTTTGTGACCCTTCCCTGTTGCTGTTCCTGCATCTCATCTGTGTGCCCAGGATGTCCAGGGACCCTGCCTGGCTGGCTTAAGGGGGCTGGGTCAGGGGCCTGGAATGAACCTGGCCTCCTGGGGAGCTGAGACTAGGGTCCCAGCACAGCCCAGAAGCCTTTGGCCACAAGAGGTGGGGTCAgtcagggctggggcaggggtcaCTGCAGTTTGGGATGGTTGAATGCTGTATtttctaaagaataaaatatttttaaatcaagactTGTGCTTGGCCCTGAGAGACCGTCTCTGGCCCTGGGAATTGGGCAGTCTTGTGCATATAACTCCTTTCCTAACAGGGGAGAGGGGACTGCCGGCCTGCGAGGTGGAGCCCCAGCACTCCGCCGCCAGGTGTGTGGGAGAGGCTGTGCCTGTGAGGGGGGGTGCAGCCTCACTCAGGTCTCCCAGTCAACAGGAGCCCTGCTGGAGAGGCAGGCGCGCCTCCACTGTGACATGAGGGATCTGCGTATGGTCATTTGCTGAGGCTGccgtaacaaattaccaccaactAAGTGGCTTAGAAGAAACCCAAgtgtattctcttacagttctggaggctgaaagacTGAGATGGGTCTCACAGGGCCAAAgttaaggtgttggcagggctggctcTGTCTGGGCCCCTCGGAAGAACCCATCTCCTGGCCTTTTCTggctgcattccttggcttggggccccttcctccaccttcaaagccagAGGTGATATCTCTGATTCTGCTTCTCTCGGCCTCTGGGCTCTTATGGCCTTTTGTAGTtgaatctccctctgtctccattTCATAAGGGACATTGTAATTGCATTCACCCTCCCCGACCCCACCACCTACCCCCCTCAAGATGGGTAACTTAATCACAATCGGCGAGGTCCTTTTTGCCACACTCTATGTGGGGCGTTGGGGTCATGTGTTTGCAGGTTTGGGGAATTAGGACAAGGGTCTCTAAGAGGGACTTTATGCAGCCTCCCACATGGGATAAGGGCTCCTCCTCGAaggcttcccagcctccctggGCTGAGGCCAGGACAAGTTTTTCTGTGGACATCGGTGTCGGTGTCTCCAAGCTGAGTGTGTCCACGTGCATGGGtctgtacatgtgtgtgcagACCCCTCTGTCAGCTTACTGGCCTCTCTTTCTGCCTCCAAGGAAGGCAGGGCCACTGCTGGGTATGGGGATCTGGGTCCCTGGTCCAAGGGACTCTGGGAAAGTCTCGGGCTTGGGGCTCCACAGGAGCCCGAGCTTTGGTGTATGCCTCTGAGAGGTGGATGGAGGGAGTGAATGCAGGTGCCTTCCACCCCAGGCAGGCAGGAGTGGAAGCATGGGGTTGATGCCTGCAGCCCAGCTACTGAGTGGGCACTGCTCTCCCTCCTGGCTCAGGGCAACATTCTATCCCTGGCGCCTTTCTGAGCCCCTGCTCAAGCCCCTAGAATTGTAGAGAGGAGAGTCAGACCCTAGCTAGGACCCAGAGGAGGCTTGTCCTTGCCCAGCCTAAATACTCCCAGGTGGGCAGGAAGACGATGCCATCGCCCCCTGCTGCTGAGCCACCCGGATGCCTGGCACTTTGGAGGCTGCCTGCCATGATACCACCCAGAGTGGGCCTGGGGGGAGCAGGCTGGCAGATGTGCAGCCTGCCTCCTCCCAGCAgcaaccattcattcattcattcagccttCACTCAGAAATACCCTGTCTGTGCCTGCCCAGAGCTGACTGCCGGGTACACATAATTCAGCAGATATCAAGGACTtaccatgtgctgggcactgtggtggaTCCTGGGGATGCAGATAAAAGATCACTGCCCTCAAGAAGCTGACATTCCAGCAGGGGAATAAGACAATATACAATAAACCATGAAAGATCAATGATCCGGTGTGCTAGCAGTTAAAAAATGTTAGGACAAAGAGAAACACAGAGCAGGCAAAGGAGCTCAGGAGTGCCAGATCTGGGGTGGGAGGTTTGTAAGAAGGCCGGATGGCCCTATTGAGAGGGTGACATGGGAGCAGAGACATAATGGAGGTGAAGGAGGGGTCATGTGAGACTTGGGAGAGTTTCCAGGCTGAGGGAACAGCACATcccaaggccctgaggcaggagaatgctacTCAGTCAACCGCAAGCAGG containing:
- the LOC100607067 gene encoding twinfilin-2 isoform X2, with the translated sequence MAHQTGIHATEELKEFFAKARAGSVRLIKVVIEDEQLVLGASQEPVGRWDQDYDRAVLPLLDAQQPCYLLYRLDSQNAQGFEWLFLAWSPDNSPVRLKMLYAATRATVKKEFGGGHIKDELFGTVKDDLSFAGYQKHLSSCAAPAPLTSAERELQQIRINEVKTEISVESKHQTLQGLAFPLQPEAQRALQQLKQKMVNYIQMKLDLERETIELVHTEPTDVAQLPSRVPRDAARYHFFLYKHTHEGDPLESVVFIYSMPGYKCSIKERMLYSSCKSRLLDSVEQDFHLEIAKKIEIGDGAELTAEFLYDEVHPKQHAFKQAFAKPKGPGGKRGHKRLIRGPGENGDDS